One region of Mucilaginibacter gotjawali genomic DNA includes:
- a CDS encoding nucleoside permease, with the protein MTTAIRIKLSTMMFLEFFIWGAWFVTMGTYLLKDLKTSGLEVGTAFTSQSIGAIIAPFIIGLIADKFFSAQKILGILHLSGGIMLWVVSSANNFATFYPAILVYMILYMPTLALVNSISFRQMQNPAKEFPVIRVLGTIGWIVAGFTISWLNWDKQGGEAALVNTFKMAAVASIILGLFSFSLPATPPLKKGQKTSVGEILGLESIGLLKKRSYLVFFLASIAICIPLAFYYSFANSFFQEKGMNNTTVTQSLGQVSEILFMVLIPFFFVRLGVKKMLALGMLAWGLRYLFFAYGDTGNNYWMLIAGIVIHGVCYDFFFVTGQIYTDNLAGERFKSAAQGFITLATYGVGMLMGFYISGPIVDHWKISTILANGKIAVSHNWQPIWFIPGGIAVTVLLLFLLFFRDKNHIELNPGLDIEEPSPEVQI; encoded by the coding sequence ATGACAACAGCCATCCGGATTAAGTTATCGACAATGATGTTCCTGGAGTTTTTTATCTGGGGGGCATGGTTTGTTACCATGGGGACATATCTTCTAAAAGATTTGAAAACTTCGGGATTGGAGGTCGGAACAGCTTTTACGAGTCAATCTATTGGAGCTATTATAGCGCCTTTTATCATCGGCCTTATAGCCGATAAGTTCTTCTCGGCACAAAAAATTCTCGGGATTTTGCATTTGAGCGGAGGGATAATGCTTTGGGTTGTTTCCTCCGCAAATAATTTTGCTACTTTTTATCCGGCTATATTGGTTTATATGATATTATACATGCCAACACTGGCATTAGTAAATTCAATATCATTCAGACAAATGCAAAACCCTGCTAAAGAGTTTCCGGTCATAAGGGTTTTAGGGACAATAGGCTGGATAGTTGCCGGTTTTACTATCAGTTGGCTAAATTGGGATAAACAGGGAGGCGAAGCGGCATTGGTGAACACCTTTAAAATGGCCGCCGTTGCTTCAATAATTTTAGGACTATTTAGTTTTAGCTTGCCTGCAACCCCACCGCTAAAAAAAGGACAGAAAACCTCTGTCGGGGAGATATTAGGATTAGAGTCAATCGGATTGCTGAAAAAGAGATCATATTTGGTGTTTTTCTTAGCATCCATAGCTATTTGCATCCCTTTGGCATTTTATTACAGCTTTGCTAACTCATTTTTTCAGGAAAAAGGTATGAATAATACCACTGTTACCCAATCGTTAGGACAGGTTTCTGAAATTCTGTTTATGGTTTTAATTCCGTTCTTTTTTGTAAGACTGGGAGTTAAAAAGATGCTGGCGCTCGGTATGTTGGCCTGGGGATTAAGATATCTTTTCTTTGCCTACGGCGATACTGGGAATAACTATTGGATGCTAATTGCCGGAATTGTAATACACGGTGTTTGTTATGATTTCTTCTTTGTAACAGGACAGATTTACACGGATAATCTTGCTGGTGAACGCTTTAAAAGCGCTGCGCAAGGATTTATTACGCTTGCAACTTACGGTGTTGGGATGTTGATGGGCTTTTACATTTCAGGCCCAATAGTTGACCATTGGAAAATATCAACCATTTTGGCGAATGGCAAAATCGCGGTATCTCATAATTGGCAGCCCATTTGGTTTATTCCGGGGGGAATAGCCGTTACCGTATTGTTGCTATTTTTACTGTTTTTCCGAGACAAAAACCACATTGAATTGAACCCCGGCCTGGATATTGAAGAACCATCTCCGGAAGTACAAATATAA
- a CDS encoding c-type cytochrome, with product MKKVFGMLLIAAVFSACGGGSKSGSSDSSATAATTDTSAMAASASRTIDTTQAGGKLIAKNDCLTCHKVDTKVIGPAYADVAKKYTASDAVVDTLANKIIKGGKGNWGEVAMTPHAALSMDDAKTIVKYILTLKK from the coding sequence ATGAAAAAAGTATTCGGAATGTTACTCATAGCAGCAGTATTCAGCGCATGCGGCGGCGGTTCAAAATCAGGAAGTTCTGACAGTTCAGCTACTGCTGCAACCACTGATACAAGCGCTATGGCAGCATCGGCGTCAAGAACAATAGATACCACCCAGGCTGGCGGTAAACTGATTGCAAAAAATGATTGTTTAACCTGTCATAAAGTGGACACCAAGGTTATTGGCCCTGCTTATGCCGACGTTGCAAAAAAATATACTGCATCTGATGCCGTTGTCGATACTTTAGCTAATAAGATCATCAAAGGCGGTAAAGGCAACTGGGGTGAAGTAGCGATGACACCTCATGCTGCACTCTCAATGGACGATGCCAAAACCATCGTAAAATACATTTTAACATTAAAAAAATAA
- a CDS encoding MFS transporter, whose translation MQINRTALFRASCLSLLVTSLSFGIRAGIMGDLQSNFHLNATQLGAITATAFWGFPLAVVIGGMIVDIIGMKRLLVMAFIFHLLGILLTIFAGGFWTLFISTLTIGVANGTVEAACNPLVTTLFPESKTTKLNHFHLWFPGGIFIGTLIVLLFTKLGLSWQIQVGTMLIPTLIYGYLFSKLDFPVTERVSSGVSMAGMYKALASPLFIFMFICMCGTAITELYTEQWVPVLLKSIGNPILIVTATSGVMVLGRGLAKPVLKRFAPQGVLLMSATIAAIGLYLLYTSTGNVFVDAIVFGIGVCYFWPTMLGFVNENLPKTGALGLNLMGGAGMLSVSFYTIYMGHYIDRVVAGKLPAGSSLQDAVKAAPGSSLETLYNDAKNVTGIDVLHITSFIPIGLIVAFTGLVIYMRSRNKNAAV comes from the coding sequence ATGCAAATTAACCGTACAGCGTTATTCAGGGCAAGTTGTCTTTCCCTGCTGGTAACCTCTCTCTCTTTTGGTATCCGTGCGGGTATCATGGGCGACCTCCAATCAAACTTTCATTTGAATGCTACCCAACTGGGAGCGATCACTGCTACTGCCTTTTGGGGCTTCCCGCTGGCAGTGGTTATTGGTGGAATGATTGTGGATATCATTGGTATGAAACGCTTATTGGTAATGGCATTTATTTTTCACCTTTTGGGCATATTACTAACAATTTTTGCTGGCGGGTTCTGGACGCTGTTTATATCCACATTAACAATTGGTGTTGCCAATGGTACTGTTGAAGCAGCATGTAATCCTTTAGTAACCACCTTGTTCCCTGAAAGTAAAACAACAAAGTTGAATCATTTCCATTTATGGTTCCCGGGCGGAATATTTATAGGGACGCTGATCGTTTTACTATTTACAAAATTAGGCTTAAGCTGGCAGATCCAGGTGGGTACAATGCTGATTCCAACGCTTATTTATGGTTACCTTTTCTCAAAACTGGATTTCCCGGTTACGGAACGTGTTTCATCGGGAGTTTCGATGGCAGGGATGTATAAAGCTCTTGCGTCGCCTTTGTTCATCTTTATGTTTATATGCATGTGCGGTACAGCCATCACTGAGTTATATACGGAGCAATGGGTACCGGTATTACTAAAAAGCATAGGTAACCCCATTCTTATTGTTACAGCTACATCAGGCGTAATGGTATTGGGACGCGGTTTGGCGAAACCGGTATTAAAACGATTCGCACCACAGGGCGTTTTGCTGATGTCTGCCACAATTGCGGCAATTGGCCTTTACCTGTTATATACGTCAACCGGTAATGTTTTTGTTGATGCAATTGTATTCGGTATCGGCGTATGTTATTTTTGGCCCACCATGTTAGGTTTTGTGAACGAAAACCTTCCTAAAACAGGCGCACTGGGCTTAAACCTGATGGGTGGCGCAGGGATGTTGTCGGTATCTTTTTATACCATATATATGGGGCATTATATCGATCGTGTTGTTGCAGGCAAATTACCCGCTGGAAGCAGTTTGCAGGACGCTGTTAAAGCGGCACCCGGGAGCAGTTTAGAGACTTTGTACAACGATGCAAAAAATGTAACGGGGATTGATGTTTTGCATATCACCAGCTTTATACCGATCGGGCTTATTGTAGCGTTTACCGGGCTGGTTATTTACATGCGTTCCAGAAACAAAAATGCAGCAGTATAG
- a CDS encoding sugar phosphate isomerase/epimerase family protein: MTTIKGPALFIAQFIGDEAPFNSLEGICKWAKGLGYKGLQLPTLDSRFIDLKKAAESKTYADELKGEINSYGLEITELSTHLQGQLVAVNPVYDQLFDGFAPEQLRNNPKARQEWAVQELKYAAKASQNLGLNASVTFSGALLWPMVYPWPQRPAGIVGTAFDELAKRWKPILDVYEDCGIDLCYEIHPGEDLHDGITYEMFLDKVNHHKRACLLYDPSHFVLQCLNYLEYIDLYHERIKMFHVKDAEFNPTGKQGVYGGYQNWIDRAGRFRSLGDGQVDFKGIFSKLTQYNYTGWAVLEWECALKHPEDGAREGAEFIKDHIIRVTEKAFDDFAASGSDDAFNRKTLGID, translated from the coding sequence ATGACTACCATAAAAGGACCGGCGCTATTTATAGCACAATTTATAGGGGATGAGGCCCCGTTTAACAGCCTCGAAGGGATTTGCAAATGGGCAAAAGGTCTGGGCTATAAGGGTTTGCAGCTACCAACCCTTGATTCCCGTTTTATCGACCTTAAAAAAGCGGCTGAGAGTAAGACTTATGCTGATGAGCTGAAAGGTGAGATCAACTCTTACGGGTTGGAAATTACCGAACTCTCCACCCACCTGCAGGGCCAGCTGGTAGCCGTTAACCCGGTTTACGACCAACTTTTTGATGGCTTTGCGCCGGAACAATTGCGCAACAACCCAAAAGCAAGACAAGAGTGGGCTGTTCAGGAATTGAAATATGCTGCCAAGGCATCACAAAATTTAGGGTTGAATGCCTCCGTAACTTTTAGCGGCGCATTGCTGTGGCCTATGGTTTATCCATGGCCGCAAAGACCTGCCGGTATTGTTGGAACTGCTTTTGACGAACTGGCCAAACGCTGGAAACCTATCCTTGATGTTTACGAAGATTGCGGCATCGACTTATGCTACGAAATTCACCCGGGTGAGGACCTGCATGACGGGATCACCTACGAAATGTTTTTGGATAAGGTAAATCACCATAAACGCGCATGTTTACTTTATGATCCCTCGCACTTCGTACTCCAATGCCTTAATTACCTGGAGTACATCGACTTGTATCACGAACGAATCAAAATGTTCCACGTAAAGGATGCCGAGTTTAACCCGACCGGCAAACAGGGCGTTTACGGCGGCTACCAGAACTGGATTGACAGGGCGGGCCGTTTCCGTTCATTAGGCGACGGGCAGGTTGATTTTAAAGGAATATTTAGTAAACTTACACAATATAATTACACAGGCTGGGCCGTACTTGAATGGGAATGCGCACTTAAACACCCTGAAGACGGTGCACGAGAAGGCGCTGAGTTTATCAAAGATCATATCATCAGGGTTACAGAGAAGGCTTTTGATGATTTTGCGGCCTCAGGGTCGGATGATGCGTTTAACCGCAAAACTTTGGGTATTGACTGA
- a CDS encoding Gfo/Idh/MocA family protein: MSHRKLRMGMIGGGKDAFIGAIHRIAANMDGQVELVCGALSINKEVAIESGKMLFLPEDRTYTNFEEMILAESKLPEDKRMDFVTIVTPNFAHFAPAMMAMDHGFHVVIEKPIAFTLDEAKQLRAKQEETGLMLLLTHTYSGYPLVKEARELVKKGAFGKIRKIYVEYCQGWLSKLSEREGNAQAAWRTDPKKSGKSGCMGDIGTHAAHLAEYISGLKITQLCASLNVVVEGRMLDDDGAILLRFEDNATGTLMASQITAGEENALKIRVYGELGGLEWAQQEPNTLTLKWLDKPAQTLRAGGNYRDRQSTYAVHNTRTPGGHPEGYLEAFGNLYRNFALSLMAKLNNEEPKPEWLDFPGVEDGIRGMAFIENVVASNLSNEKWTDYVI, from the coding sequence ATGTCTCACAGAAAACTCCGCATGGGCATGATCGGCGGGGGAAAAGATGCCTTTATAGGCGCTATTCACCGCATTGCAGCCAATATGGACGGCCAGGTAGAACTGGTTTGCGGCGCACTTAGTATAAATAAAGAAGTTGCTATTGAAAGCGGCAAAATGCTTTTTTTACCCGAAGACCGCACCTATACCAATTTCGAGGAAATGATCCTGGCGGAAAGCAAGCTGCCTGAAGATAAACGCATGGATTTTGTAACCATCGTTACCCCCAATTTCGCGCATTTTGCGCCGGCAATGATGGCCATGGATCATGGCTTTCATGTGGTGATCGAAAAACCCATCGCCTTTACCCTTGACGAGGCCAAACAACTGCGGGCCAAACAGGAAGAAACAGGCTTGATGCTATTGCTCACCCATACTTATTCAGGTTATCCTTTAGTGAAAGAAGCCCGGGAACTGGTTAAAAAAGGTGCTTTTGGCAAGATCAGGAAGATCTATGTAGAATATTGCCAGGGCTGGCTCAGTAAATTATCCGAACGCGAAGGCAATGCCCAAGCAGCCTGGAGAACTGACCCGAAAAAATCGGGTAAAAGCGGTTGTATGGGGGATATTGGTACCCATGCGGCACACCTGGCTGAATATATCTCGGGCTTAAAAATTACACAGCTTTGTGCCTCATTAAATGTTGTGGTTGAAGGCCGCATGCTGGATGACGATGGCGCTATCCTGCTCCGTTTTGAAGATAACGCCACAGGTACGCTGATGGCATCACAAATTACGGCAGGCGAAGAAAATGCACTTAAAATCCGCGTTTATGGCGAACTCGGCGGACTGGAATGGGCACAGCAGGAGCCAAATACGTTAACACTAAAATGGCTGGATAAACCCGCGCAAACGTTGAGGGCAGGCGGCAACTACCGCGACAGGCAATCAACCTACGCAGTGCACAATACACGCACTCCCGGCGGTCACCCCGAAGGTTATCTGGAAGCGTTCGGTAACCTGTACCGCAACTTCGCGTTATCGCTGATGGCAAAACTAAATAACGAGGAACCAAAACCCGAATGGCTTGATTTTCCCGGCGTTGAAGATGGCATCAGGGGCATGGCTTTTATTGAAAATGTTGTAGCCTCAAACCTCAGCAATGAAAAGTGGACGGATTATGTAATCTGA
- a CDS encoding gluconate 2-dehydrogenase subunit 3 family protein encodes MNRRDAIGRVALLMGGAVIGAEFFLSGCRPNGASNVDDLFKQENADFLNEVAETILPTTASSPGAKAARVGQFMAVMVRDCYTPADQTTFIEGISKLDDASQKKYNAKFVALTMAQRTELLIAADAEQKEYYKQLYKKIAPEEAKHKGDINYVAPDQPNHYFKMMKELTLLGFFTSQVGATKALRYIETPGHFDGCVPYKKGDKAWADA; translated from the coding sequence ATGAATAGAAGAGATGCAATCGGCAGGGTGGCCCTGCTCATGGGTGGCGCGGTAATAGGCGCCGAGTTTTTCCTGTCGGGCTGCCGGCCCAACGGCGCTTCAAATGTCGATGACCTGTTTAAGCAGGAAAATGCCGACTTTTTAAATGAGGTTGCTGAAACCATTTTACCAACCACAGCAAGCTCGCCTGGTGCAAAAGCAGCCCGGGTAGGGCAATTTATGGCGGTAATGGTGCGTGATTGTTATACCCCGGCTGATCAGACAACATTTATTGAAGGAATCTCTAAATTGGACGATGCCAGCCAGAAAAAATACAATGCTAAGTTTGTGGCGTTAACCATGGCACAGCGCACAGAGCTATTGATAGCCGCTGATGCTGAGCAAAAAGAATACTATAAGCAGCTGTACAAGAAAATAGCGCCGGAAGAAGCAAAACATAAAGGAGATATCAACTATGTAGCGCCCGATCAGCCAAATCATTATTTTAAAATGATGAAGGAACTTACCCTGCTCGGCTTTTTTACTTCGCAGGTTGGGGCCACAAAAGCCTTGCGGTATATCGAAACTCCCGGTCATTTTGATGGCTGCGTACCCTATAAAAAAGGCGACAAGGCCTGGGCGGATGCTTAA
- a CDS encoding gluconate 2-dehydrogenase subunit 3 family protein translates to MNRRDAIGRVALIMGGAVIGAEFFLSGCKPGGASNVADLFKQDNVAFLNEVADTILPTTAGSPGAKAANVGPFIAVMVRDCYTPADQQTFIDGIGKLNEAANKKSGSKFMDLTPQQRTDLLVDLDKEQKDFTAKRDKDMAADKLKHKDDPAYVAAELPKHYFRMVKELTLLGYFTSEIGATKALRYIAVPGHYDGNLPYKKGDKAWAT, encoded by the coding sequence ATGAATAGAAGAGACGCAATAGGAAGAGTAGCCCTGATTATGGGTGGCGCGGTTATAGGCGCTGAATTTTTCCTGTCGGGATGTAAACCGGGCGGCGCATCAAATGTTGCCGACTTGTTCAAACAGGATAATGTTGCTTTTTTAAACGAAGTGGCTGATACGATATTGCCAACCACTGCCGGCTCGCCCGGCGCTAAGGCCGCAAACGTTGGTCCGTTTATAGCCGTAATGGTAAGAGATTGTTACACTCCTGCCGATCAGCAAACCTTTATCGATGGTATCGGCAAGCTAAATGAAGCCGCTAATAAAAAATCAGGCAGCAAGTTTATGGACCTTACTCCACAACAGCGAACCGATCTGTTGGTCGACCTTGACAAGGAACAAAAGGATTTTACCGCCAAACGCGACAAAGACATGGCTGCGGATAAATTAAAGCATAAAGACGACCCTGCATATGTTGCCGCAGAGTTGCCAAAACACTATTTCAGGATGGTAAAGGAACTAACCTTGTTAGGTTACTTCACGTCTGAAATTGGGGCTACCAAAGCTTTGCGCTATATTGCGGTACCGGGGCATTATGATGGAAACTTACCATACAAAAAAGGCGATAAAGCCTGGGCAACTTGA
- a CDS encoding Gfo/Idh/MocA family protein, producing MAEEKSDKASNPGRREFIKTSAVAAAGFMIVPRFVLGGKGYTAPSDRLTIASVGVGGKGESDIFNFDKSGKANIAFLCDVDDARAATSVKRFPKAKYYKDWRELFDKESKNFDAVSVSTPDHTHAIVAYHAMQLGKHVYVQKPLTHDIAEARLLTQAAKQYKVVTQMGNQGASNDGTRQLAEWYDAGKIGHVHTVYCWTNRPVWPQGIPWPTKKAEIPATLDWDLWLGTAPKKDFVDNLVPFNWRGWWDYGTGALGDMGCHLLEAPFRALGLQYAKDVQASVGSVYVGEFRQGHFPDSCPPSSHITLTFPKTEKTHGDVTLHWMDGGIQPERPEELGANEEFGDDGNGTLFIGTKGKMMASTYGFNPQLLPTSLTKETQVKQRYARVPGQSDGHYGQWVEGCIAGYGKTELSSSFDVAGPLTEALLMANLAVRGHDLKGGHIKMEWDNDNMKITNFDAVNQYVKRTYREGWTI from the coding sequence ATGGCTGAAGAAAAGTCTGATAAAGCAAGCAACCCCGGCAGACGGGAGTTTATTAAAACCAGCGCCGTAGCTGCTGCAGGTTTCATGATCGTTCCGCGCTTTGTGCTGGGCGGCAAAGGATACACCGCGCCAAGCGATAGGTTAACCATTGCCAGTGTAGGTGTAGGTGGTAAAGGCGAAAGCGATATTTTTAATTTTGATAAAAGCGGTAAAGCTAATATAGCCTTTCTGTGCGATGTGGATGATGCCAGGGCCGCAACATCTGTTAAAAGATTCCCCAAGGCTAAATATTATAAGGATTGGCGCGAATTATTTGACAAAGAATCAAAAAACTTTGATGCGGTGTCGGTTTCAACACCTGACCATACGCATGCTATTGTAGCTTACCATGCTATGCAACTGGGAAAACACGTGTATGTGCAAAAACCTTTAACGCATGATATAGCTGAAGCCCGCTTGTTAACACAGGCTGCAAAGCAATACAAGGTGGTAACCCAAATGGGCAACCAGGGCGCCTCTAACGATGGCACCCGGCAACTGGCTGAATGGTATGATGCTGGTAAAATAGGGCACGTACATACCGTTTATTGCTGGACAAACCGCCCCGTTTGGCCACAGGGTATTCCATGGCCAACCAAAAAGGCGGAGATTCCCGCGACGTTGGATTGGGACCTGTGGTTAGGTACTGCGCCAAAAAAAGATTTCGTTGATAACCTGGTGCCGTTTAACTGGCGCGGCTGGTGGGATTACGGAACCGGTGCGCTCGGCGACATGGGATGTCATTTATTGGAGGCACCGTTCCGCGCACTTGGGCTGCAATATGCTAAAGACGTCCAGGCAAGCGTTGGTTCAGTTTATGTCGGGGAGTTCCGGCAGGGGCATTTCCCGGATAGCTGCCCGCCTTCAAGCCATATCACCCTTACTTTCCCCAAAACTGAAAAAACACATGGGGATGTTACGCTACACTGGATGGACGGCGGTATACAGCCTGAACGGCCTGAAGAATTAGGGGCCAATGAAGAATTTGGAGACGATGGCAACGGTACCTTATTTATTGGGACAAAAGGTAAAATGATGGCCAGTACCTACGGGTTCAATCCGCAGTTATTGCCAACATCGCTTACTAAAGAAACCCAGGTGAAACAAAGGTATGCCCGTGTTCCCGGACAGTCTGACGGGCACTACGGACAGTGGGTTGAAGGCTGTATAGCCGGTTACGGCAAAACAGAATTAAGCTCATCATTTGATGTCGCCGGTCCGTTAACTGAAGCTTTATTAATGGCAAACCTTGCAGTAAGGGGCCATGACCTTAAAGGCGGCCACATTAAAATGGAATGGGATAATGATAATATGAAGATCACCAATTTTGATGCCGTTAACCAATACGTTAAACGTACATACAGGGAAGGCTGGACAATATAA
- a CDS encoding GMC oxidoreductase, whose protein sequence is MSANTYDAIVIGSGISGGWAAKELTQKGLKTIMLERGRNIEHIKDYVNATKDPWEFPHRGGRTQQMIKDYPVLKRDYPLNETNLDYWASDKDSPYTEVKRFDWFRGYHVGGRSLMWGRQSYRWADINFEENLKDGIAVDWPIRYKDLEQWYSYAEKFAGISGNRDGLSILPDGDFMPAMDMNCVEKDVAARFKEHYKETRAFIIGRTANITVPHFDRQACHYRDKCWLGCPFGAYFSTQSATLPAAMATGNLTVRPWSIVTKILYDKDTKKAKGVEVLDAETNQTYEYFAKIVFVNASTINSAWVLMNSATDIWPDGLGSSSGELGHNLMDHHLGVGAGGLVEGFDDKYYFGRRANGVYVPRFRNLNGEKRDYIRGFGYQGGGGREGWGRDIAEMNIGGAFKDALTEPGAWSIGLGGFGETLPYHDNKVTLDKTKKDKWGLPVVAIDAIVRDNEKKMRIDMENDAKEMLEACGVKNVHTFTSDGVLGRGIHEMGTARMGRDPKTSVLNEWNQVWDAKNVFVTDGSCMTSAACQNPSLTYMALTARAANHAVEELKKGNI, encoded by the coding sequence ATGTCTGCAAACACTTACGACGCTATCGTCATTGGTTCAGGGATTTCGGGCGGATGGGCTGCGAAAGAACTTACGCAAAAAGGCCTGAAAACAATCATGCTGGAGCGGGGCCGTAACATCGAACACATTAAGGATTATGTAAATGCCACCAAAGATCCCTGGGAGTTTCCGCACAGGGGCGGTCGCACACAGCAAATGATCAAGGATTACCCGGTATTAAAGCGAGATTATCCGTTAAACGAAACCAACCTTGATTATTGGGCGAGCGATAAAGATAGCCCTTATACCGAGGTGAAACGGTTCGATTGGTTCAGGGGATACCATGTAGGTGGCCGCTCATTAATGTGGGGCAGGCAATCCTACCGCTGGGCCGATATCAATTTTGAGGAGAACCTGAAAGACGGCATCGCTGTCGACTGGCCGATCCGGTATAAGGACCTTGAACAATGGTATAGTTATGCAGAGAAATTTGCGGGGATCTCGGGCAACAGGGATGGGCTTTCTATCCTGCCGGATGGCGATTTTATGCCGGCCATGGATATGAATTGCGTAGAAAAAGATGTTGCCGCCCGTTTTAAAGAGCATTACAAAGAGACCCGCGCATTCATTATCGGCCGTACGGCTAACATCACTGTACCTCACTTTGATCGCCAGGCGTGCCATTACCGCGATAAATGCTGGCTGGGTTGTCCGTTTGGGGCTTACTTCAGCACACAGTCTGCAACCCTTCCGGCCGCTATGGCAACAGGCAACTTAACAGTTCGGCCATGGTCTATCGTTACAAAAATTTTGTACGATAAAGATACCAAAAAGGCAAAGGGGGTAGAGGTATTGGATGCCGAAACTAACCAGACTTATGAGTATTTTGCAAAGATCGTTTTCGTTAACGCTTCAACTATAAACAGCGCCTGGGTTTTGATGAACTCGGCAACTGATATCTGGCCCGACGGATTAGGCAGCAGCAGCGGCGAACTGGGCCATAACCTGATGGACCACCACCTGGGTGTTGGCGCCGGCGGATTGGTTGAGGGTTTTGACGATAAATATTATTTTGGCCGCAGGGCAAACGGGGTTTATGTACCTCGTTTCCGTAACCTGAATGGCGAAAAACGTGATTATATCCGGGGCTTTGGTTACCAGGGGGGCGGCGGCCGCGAAGGATGGGGCAGGGATATTGCCGAAATGAACATTGGCGGTGCATTTAAAGACGCTTTAACCGAGCCGGGTGCATGGTCAATTGGCCTGGGCGGTTTCGGCGAAACGTTGCCTTACCACGACAACAAGGTTACCCTTGATAAAACCAAAAAAGACAAATGGGGATTACCTGTTGTTGCCATTGACGCCATAGTGAGGGACAATGAGAAAAAGATGCGCATTGATATGGAGAACGATGCCAAGGAAATGCTGGAAGCGTGCGGCGTTAAAAATGTACATACTTTCACAAGCGATGGCGTATTAGGGCGCGGTATTCATGAAATGGGTACGGCGCGTATGGGCCGCGATCCAAAAACTTCGGTTTTAAATGAATGGAACCAGGTTTGGGATGCGAAAAATGTGTTTGTAACTGATGGCTCCTGTATGACATCAGCTGCCTGCCAAAACCCTTCACTTACTTACATGGCGCTTACCGCCCGTGCTGCAAATCACGCGGTGGAAGAGCTGAAGAAAGGGAATATATAG